GCCTGCGGGACTGGTCCTGGAAGTCCGGAGGCCGCACCGGCCTGGAGGAGAGCTGAGGGCGTGATCGGCAGGCTGAGACGCTGGCGCAATGCCTGGTTCGAGACGCGCCATCCCTTTCCCGAGGCCGACTGGCGGGAGGCCCGGACGCGGCTGCCGCTGCTCGCGGCCGTGCCGGAGCCGGCGGCCACCCGCCTCGGCCATCGGGCCTGGCGCTTCGCCCACGCCAAGCGCCTGAGCCGGCACCCCTCGCTGGCCGAGGCGCTGAGCCTCGACGTCGCGGACCGGCTGGCCATCGCCGCCCAGGCCTGCCTGCTGACGCTGGGTTGGTCCGAGGGGGAACATCGCGATGCCTTCGCCAATGTCCACGAGATCCTGATCCTGCCCGATGCCTTCCAGCGTCGCGTGGAGGAGATGGACGCATTCGGGGTGATGCACGAGTACGACGACCAGCGCGTCGGCGAGACCTCCCATCAGGGCCCGGTGGTGGTCGCCTATCCCGACCTGATGGCCAGCGGCGGTCTGGATGGCTTCAATGTGCTGATCCATGAGCTGGCCCACAAGCTGGACATGGCCAACTCCCTGGACGCCGACGGCTTTCCGCCGCTGCCCGGCGACATCTCGCCCCAGGACTGGCACCGAGAATTCACCGCGGTCTGGGACGATCTCCAGGCCCGGCTCGCCCGCGGCGAGGCCACCCCCATCGACGACTATGCCGCCAGTCACCCGGGCGAATGCTTCGCGGTGGCCTGCGAATACTTCTTCACGGCCCCCGGCATCCTGCACGCCGCCTATCCGGCACTCTACGCGCTGCTGACGCGCTATTTCCGCCAGGATCCGCCCTGGCGACACGACGCATTCCCCCCTTCGCACTACCCGGCATAACGACTGGCTCACGCGCGTCTCGTCGCGGATCGCCAACGGCGTGCGCGCCCGCCTGGGGGTCCTGGCCGGCGGTGAAGGCGAGCCTCTGAGCCGGTATTCCCGGCGGCCGCTTTGGCCGCCGGGCGCGCTGCCGTATGCTGTGGCGACGCCCACCAGGAAGCCCCTCGCCCCATGCCCCGTTCCCTCGGAATCCT
The Halomonas sp. M4R1S46 DNA segment above includes these coding regions:
- a CDS encoding zinc-dependent peptidase → MIGRLRRWRNAWFETRHPFPEADWREARTRLPLLAAVPEPAATRLGHRAWRFAHAKRLSRHPSLAEALSLDVADRLAIAAQACLLTLGWSEGEHRDAFANVHEILILPDAFQRRVEEMDAFGVMHEYDDQRVGETSHQGPVVVAYPDLMASGGLDGFNVLIHELAHKLDMANSLDADGFPPLPGDISPQDWHREFTAVWDDLQARLARGEATPIDDYAASHPGECFAVACEYFFTAPGILHAAYPALYALLTRYFRQDPPWRHDAFPPSHYPA